In Bacteroides coprosuis DSM 18011, the following are encoded in one genomic region:
- a CDS encoding hypothetical protein (KEGG: bfs:BF4144 putative transmembrane protein~SPTR: Putative uncharacterized protein;~IMG reference gene:2504106751) produces MNRKFRTTGFIIFIALNIFLIGGFALSLYNFIEGWNNVEKDDTSSYDVYLSITPKKESEETLSTFPLVNMKDSVIYQLEPHCFKTHIEKIPIKNEILQFVSILLILGLYIVSIIYFFKFIYAVNKGKLFEKTNLKYLRILGFSLLATFLFEIVFNYISYNTVTSLFSFEDYDILFGSSSISYIQPIAGLSALLVRQILAIGIEMKEEQELTI; encoded by the coding sequence ATGAATAGAAAATTCAGAACAACAGGATTTATAATCTTTATAGCCCTAAACATCTTTTTGATTGGTGGCTTTGCTTTAAGCCTTTACAATTTTATAGAAGGCTGGAATAATGTAGAAAAGGATGATACATCTTCCTATGATGTTTATCTGTCTATAACTCCTAAAAAAGAGAGTGAAGAAACTCTCTCCACCTTTCCTCTTGTCAACATGAAAGATTCTGTAATCTATCAACTAGAACCTCATTGCTTTAAAACACATATTGAAAAAATCCCTATAAAAAACGAAATACTACAGTTTGTTAGCATATTGCTCATACTTGGTTTATATATAGTTAGTATTATCTATTTTTTCAAGTTTATTTATGCAGTAAACAAAGGCAAGCTTTTTGAAAAAACAAACTTGAAATACCTAAGGATATTAGGTTTTAGCTTATTAGCGACTTTTCTCTTTGAAATAGTATTTAACTATATCAGCTATAATACAGTCACTAGTCTTTTTTCTTTTGAAGACTATGACATTCTCTTTGGATCATCATCAATTTCTTATATTCAACCTATTGCAGGATTGTCGGCATTGCTCGTCCGACAAATCCTTGCGATAGGGATAGAGATGAAGGAAGAGCAAGAACTAACAATATAA
- a CDS encoding transcriptional regulator, XRE family (COGs: COG3655 transcriptional regulator protein~InterPro IPR001387~KEGG: bfs:BF4143 putative DNA-binding protein~PFAM: Helix-turn-helix type 3~SMART: Helix-turn-helix type 3~SPTR: Transcriptional regulator;~IMG reference gene:2504106750~PFAM: Helix-turn-helix), which produces MAIIVNLDVVMAKRKISSNELAEMIDITPANLSVLKTGKAKAIRFTTLEAICKALDCQPGDILAYEFEEKDSTKIL; this is translated from the coding sequence ATGGCGATAATTGTTAATTTAGATGTAGTAATGGCTAAACGTAAAATATCATCAAACGAACTAGCAGAGATGATTGATATTACGCCAGCAAACTTATCTGTTCTAAAGACAGGTAAGGCTAAGGCAATACGCTTTACTACTTTAGAGGCTATTTGTAAGGCTCTGGATTGCCAACCTGGAGACATATTAGCCTACGAATTTGAAGAAAAAGATTCTACAAAAATATTATAA
- a CDS encoding tRNA dimethylallyltransferase (COGs: COG0324 tRNA delta(2)-isopentenylpyrophosphate transferase~HAMAP: tRNA delta(2)-isopentenylpyrophosphate transferase~InterPro IPR018022:IPR002627~KEGG: bvu:BVU_3584 tRNA delta(2)-isopentenylpyrophosphate transferase~PFAM: tRNA isopentenyltransferase~PRIAM: tRNA isopentenyltransferase~SPTR: tRNA dimethylallyltransferase 1;~TIGRFAM: tRNA delta(2)-isopentenylpyrophosphate transferase~IMG reference gene:2504106749~PFAM: IPP transferase~TIGRFAM: tRNA dimethylallyltransferase): MNKDNKYDFITILGPTASGKTTLGVAVAKALDGEIISADSRQIYRGMDLGTGKDLEEYTIDGQEIPYHLIDIADPGYKYNVFEYQQDFIKAYQEIKAKNKNVVLCGGTGLYLESVLKGYKLLPVPENKTLRDQLSNKNLKELTDILKGYKELHNTTDIDTCKRAIRAIEIEEYYSTQPKEARSFPTLNSLIIGVDIAREARRAKISSRLKQRLDEGMVDEVKKLIDQGVKPEDLIYYGLEYKFLTLYVLGELNYNEMFNQLEIAIHQFAKRQMTWFRGMERKGFNIHWIDAELPTEEKVDQIFKLI, from the coding sequence ATGAATAAGGATAATAAATATGATTTTATTACTATCTTAGGTCCCACTGCTTCAGGGAAGACAACTCTTGGAGTAGCAGTAGCCAAAGCCTTGGATGGTGAAATAATAAGTGCCGATTCACGACAAATATACAGAGGTATGGATCTGGGTACTGGAAAGGATTTAGAGGAATATACAATTGATGGACAAGAAATACCTTATCATCTAATAGATATTGCTGATCCTGGATATAAATACAATGTGTTTGAATATCAACAAGACTTTATAAAAGCTTATCAGGAAATAAAAGCGAAAAACAAAAATGTTGTTTTGTGTGGTGGTACTGGTCTATACTTAGAGTCTGTATTAAAAGGATATAAACTTCTTCCTGTCCCTGAGAACAAAACTCTTCGTGATCAGTTAAGTAATAAGAATTTAAAAGAACTAACAGATATTTTAAAAGGATATAAAGAACTTCATAATACTACTGATATAGATACTTGCAAACGTGCCATTAGAGCTATAGAAATTGAAGAATACTATAGTACCCAACCTAAAGAAGCACGCTCCTTCCCTACACTTAACAGCCTCATCATAGGTGTTGATATAGCTAGAGAAGCAAGAAGAGCTAAAATATCAAGCAGATTAAAACAAAGACTTGATGAAGGTATGGTTGATGAAGTAAAAAAGTTAATAGACCAAGGTGTAAAACCTGAAGATTTAATTTACTATGGACTAGAATACAAATTCCTTACTCTCTATGTACTTGGAGAATTAAACTACAACGAAATGTTTAATCAACTCGAAATAGCTATCCATCAGTTTGCAAAAAGACAAATGACATGGTTTAGAGGTATGGAAAGAAAAGGATTTAATATACATTGGATAGATGCAGAGCTTCCAACAGAAGAAAAAGTAGATCAAATTTTTAAATTAATATAA
- a CDS encoding peptidase M16 domain protein (COGs: COG0612 Zn-dependent peptidase~InterPro IPR011765:IPR007863~KEGG: bfs:BF0935 putative zinc protease~PFAM: Peptidase M16, C-terminal; Peptidase M16, N-terminal~SPTR: Putative uncharacterized protein;~IMG reference gene:2504106747~PFAM: Peptidase M16 inactive domain; Insulinase (Peptidase family M16)), whose amino-acid sequence MRQINSWIKASLFAALFILTSVGFSAQAQSSQIPQDPKVRIGKLDNGLTYYIRKNDQPANRADFYIAQKVGAIQEEPSQRGLAHFLEHMCFNGTTHFPGNQLIQYLESIGVKFGENLNAYTSIDETVYNISNVPVTVEGAIDSCLYILHDWSNDLILDPKEIDKERGVITEEWRTRMSAGQRYMDNTLPVIFKDTKYSDCLPIGDIDVVNNFKYQTLRDYYEKWYRPDLQGIIIVGDIDVDQIENKIKTIFADIPAQPDAAERVYFPVNDNKEPIVVSYKDKEQTNVMFNIYSKHDVVPREAKGDISYLQYTYAVNMITTMLDNRLNEIAEQANSPYVYAGVYDGSFIVAQTKNAFTGAVVCKEDNIKAGIQTLLNEIERMRQHGFTASEYARARANYLSGLESSYNEREKTKNAAYVNEYVRLFLDNEPAPGIDFEYTIMSAIAPQIPVEAINQLIPGLLTENNKVLSLFAPEKEGLVLPTNEELVKMFNATTNSKLEPYVDQVSDEPLLSEEPTGGKVVKEETNTIFGTTTLTLSNGVKVIVKPTTYKADQIIMSGYSYGGNSQFEDSEFINFSNINSVALIGGIGSFSNVELSKVLAGKLASVNTSVGYLTESVSGFSAPKDFETMMQLTYLNFTSPRKDQEAFESFLGRQKALLANAEMNPSITFGDSIRSAMYNNHPRATRIHAADLDKINYDRVIEMYKDRFKDASDFTFILVGNIDLAKDKPLIEKYLGGLPSIDRKENFIDRKIDTAKGMKNKEFIKKQDHAKASIFTYYTGNTDYTFKNKMLMNILSQVMTLVYTEKVREDEGGTYGVGVQGGISKLPTEEGSFIINFDTDPDKRAKLMEIIYREIDNVCENGASKKDLDKVKESMLKQYSELLNENGYWSGAIDEYLRNGINIVEGYEDLIKSITNDEIKAFAKDFFGQKNRIEVVMISPEEK is encoded by the coding sequence ATGAGACAGATTAATTCATGGATTAAGGCAAGCCTATTTGCAGCCTTATTTATCCTCACATCGGTGGGATTTTCTGCACAAGCACAATCGTCGCAGATTCCTCAAGACCCCAAAGTTCGCATAGGGAAGTTGGATAATGGTCTTACGTATTACATCCGAAAAAATGATCAACCCGCTAATCGTGCAGATTTTTATATTGCACAAAAAGTAGGTGCCATTCAAGAAGAACCGAGTCAAAGAGGCTTAGCACACTTCTTGGAACACATGTGCTTCAATGGTACAACTCATTTTCCAGGAAATCAATTAATTCAATATCTAGAGAGTATTGGTGTTAAGTTTGGCGAGAACCTAAATGCTTACACTTCAATAGATGAAACTGTATATAACATTTCTAATGTACCAGTAACAGTAGAAGGTGCAATTGATTCTTGTTTATACATCCTTCATGACTGGTCAAACGACCTGATACTTGATCCAAAGGAAATAGATAAAGAAAGAGGTGTTATTACAGAAGAGTGGAGAACACGCATGAGCGCTGGACAACGCTATATGGATAATACCCTACCCGTAATCTTTAAGGATACAAAATACTCAGATTGTCTTCCTATTGGTGATATTGATGTTGTTAACAACTTTAAATATCAAACTTTAAGAGATTATTACGAGAAATGGTATCGCCCAGACCTACAAGGTATAATTATAGTAGGGGATATTGATGTTGACCAAATAGAGAATAAGATTAAAACAATCTTTGCAGATATACCAGCTCAACCTGATGCTGCTGAAAGAGTATATTTCCCTGTAAATGATAATAAAGAGCCTATTGTTGTATCCTACAAAGATAAGGAACAAACAAATGTTATGTTTAATATCTATTCTAAACATGATGTGGTTCCTAGAGAAGCTAAAGGGGATATATCATACCTTCAATATACATACGCAGTAAATATGATTACAACAATGCTTGATAATCGCCTAAATGAAATAGCTGAACAAGCAAACTCTCCGTACGTATATGCAGGAGTATATGATGGTAGCTTTATTGTAGCACAAACTAAAAATGCTTTTACTGGCGCTGTAGTTTGTAAAGAAGACAACATTAAAGCAGGCATCCAAACCCTTTTAAATGAAATTGAAAGAATGCGTCAACATGGTTTCACTGCTTCTGAGTATGCTAGAGCTAGGGCCAACTATTTAAGCGGACTAGAATCAAGCTATAATGAAAGAGAAAAAACCAAAAATGCTGCATACGTCAATGAATATGTACGTTTATTCCTAGATAACGAACCTGCTCCTGGTATAGACTTTGAATACACTATAATGTCGGCTATTGCTCCTCAAATTCCAGTAGAAGCTATTAACCAACTTATTCCAGGACTTCTTACTGAGAACAACAAAGTACTTTCTCTTTTTGCTCCAGAAAAAGAAGGGTTAGTATTGCCAACTAATGAAGAATTAGTAAAAATGTTTAATGCAACTACTAATAGCAAATTAGAACCATACGTAGATCAAGTATCTGATGAGCCATTACTTTCTGAAGAACCTACAGGTGGTAAAGTTGTAAAAGAAGAAACTAATACTATTTTTGGGACAACTACTCTTACTCTCTCAAATGGAGTAAAAGTAATTGTTAAACCAACGACATATAAAGCAGACCAAATCATTATGAGCGGTTATAGCTATGGAGGAAATTCTCAATTTGAAGATTCTGAGTTCATCAACTTCAGTAATATAAATTCAGTAGCACTTATTGGAGGTATTGGATCTTTCTCTAATGTAGAATTGAGTAAAGTATTAGCTGGAAAATTAGCTAGTGTCAACACCTCTGTAGGATACTTAACTGAATCGGTTTCTGGTTTTAGTGCACCTAAAGACTTCGAGACAATGATGCAGTTAACTTATCTAAATTTCACATCACCTCGTAAAGATCAAGAAGCATTTGAATCATTCCTTGGACGTCAAAAAGCGTTATTAGCAAATGCAGAAATGAATCCTTCAATTACTTTTGGGGATTCTATTCGTTCAGCTATGTATAATAATCACCCTCGTGCTACTCGTATACATGCTGCAGACCTTGACAAAATCAATTATGACAGAGTCATCGAAATGTATAAGGATAGATTTAAAGATGCAAGCGACTTCACTTTCATTCTTGTTGGAAACATTGACCTTGCAAAAGACAAACCTCTTATTGAAAAATACTTAGGTGGTCTTCCTTCTATCGATCGTAAAGAAAATTTCATTGATAGAAAAATAGACACAGCTAAAGGCATGAAAAATAAAGAATTCATTAAGAAGCAAGATCATGCAAAAGCATCTATATTCACTTACTACACTGGTAATACTGATTATACATTTAAGAATAAAATGCTAATGAATATACTTTCTCAAGTGATGACATTAGTTTATACAGAAAAAGTAAGAGAAGATGAAGGTGGCACTTATGGAGTAGGTGTTCAAGGAGGTATTAGTAAGCTTCCAACTGAAGAAGGTTCATTTATAATCAACTTTGACACTGATCCTGATAAGAGAGCAAAACTTATGGAAATTATTTACCGTGAGATAGATAACGTTTGCGAAAACGGTGCTAGCAAAAAAGATCTAGACAAAGTAAAAGAAAGTATGCTAAAACAATATAGCGAACTTTTAAATGAAAACGGATACTGGAGCGGTGCTATTGATGAATACCTTAGAAATGGTATTAATATTGTAGAAGGCTATGAAGACCTTATAAAGAGCATAACTAACGATGAGATTAAGGCTTTTGCTAAAGACTTCTTTGGACAAAAGAACCGAATTGAAGTTGTTATGATTAGCCCAGAAGAAAAGTAA
- a CDS encoding 2-dehydro-3-deoxyphosphooctonate aldolase (COGs: COG2877 3-deoxy-D-manno-octulosonic acid (KDO) 8-phosphate synthase~InterPro IPR006218:IPR006269~KEGG: bfs:BF0936 2-dehydro-3-deoxyphosphooctonate aldolase~PFAM: DAHP synthetase I/KDSA~PRIAM: 3-deoxy-8-phosphooctulonate synthase~SPTR: 3-deoxy-8-phosphooctulonate synthase;~TIGRFAM: 3-deoxy-8-phosphooctulonate synthase~IMG reference gene:2504106748~PFAM: DAHP synthetase I family~TIGRFAM: 3-deoxy-8-phosphooctulonate synthase): protein MNIPKLKHTDSGNFFLMAGPCAIEGEEMAMHIAETIVKITDKLKIPYIFKGSYRKANRSRIDSFTGIGDEKALNILKSVGEKFNIPTVTDIHTAEDAIMAAPYVDVLQIPAFLSRQTDLLVAAAQTGKVVNIKKGQFLSPGSMKFAVQKVLDAGNDNVMLTERGTTFGYTDLIIDYRGIPEMQSFNVPVILDATHSLQQPNQTSGVTGGIPQLIETVSKAGIAVGIDGLFIETHHNPKEAKSDGANMLPLDQLEGLLTKLVELRKVINNF from the coding sequence ATGAATATACCAAAACTTAAACATACCGACTCGGGTAACTTCTTTCTCATGGCTGGTCCATGTGCTATTGAAGGAGAAGAAATGGCAATGCACATTGCTGAAACGATCGTAAAAATAACAGATAAGCTAAAAATACCTTATATTTTCAAGGGATCTTATCGCAAAGCTAATCGTTCACGCATTGATTCTTTTACAGGTATTGGAGATGAAAAGGCTCTAAACATTCTTAAATCAGTGGGTGAGAAATTCAACATTCCTACAGTAACAGATATTCATACTGCTGAAGATGCTATTATGGCTGCCCCTTATGTAGATGTATTGCAAATACCTGCTTTTCTAAGTAGACAAACTGATCTATTAGTAGCTGCTGCCCAAACAGGCAAAGTCGTAAATATCAAGAAAGGTCAATTCCTTTCTCCAGGCTCAATGAAATTTGCTGTACAAAAAGTACTTGATGCAGGTAATGATAATGTTATGCTAACTGAAAGAGGGACAACTTTTGGTTACACCGATTTAATCATTGATTACAGAGGCATTCCAGAAATGCAATCTTTCAATGTGCCTGTTATTTTAGATGCCACACACTCTCTACAACAACCCAACCAAACAAGTGGTGTTACAGGAGGTATTCCTCAACTTATTGAAACAGTATCAAAAGCAGGTATAGCAGTAGGCATTGACGGCTTATTTATCGAAACACATCATAACCCCAAAGAGGCTAAAAGTGATGGAGCAAATATGCTTCCACTTGATCAGCTCGAAGGCTTATTAACAAAATTAGTGGAACTAAGAAAAGTTATCAATAATTTCTAA
- a CDS encoding hypothetical protein (KEGG: bvu:BVU_3630 hypothetical protein~SPTR: Putative uncharacterized protein;~IMG reference gene:2504106746): MNRLGNKRSSGKDVKMLSKVLQYLFLGGTLLLMIFLSITFIMASKNEDFDIFPILAIAGIIIAPVLIYEFFIRLSLPIFLYDELPALYLLPIPKKQVAQFKCLYTSIDTLIITIFAIATPVYAAINYIYSGVLGLIFAPIFVIILLAVNKQVFILFKTYFSKQKILSLLGLMGYFATFFLISGWCYYQLEENNTISLFLNLLFPAKWIYALLSIFIGLSLYLFIASCNYKHILNFKIDQITDDKDSYKSNLFAKSKKFESFGQIGKQVQNDLLFILRTKKMRNILLIIPFSIFFFILGIYSKENITNVIEGNYFWFIYPSIFMYITYIPYESAYMDFYFTRKETLVNVIKSKYIISNIILFAFTLICAILVFISNLGIDSLIALYSFSPGLISFLTLQCYTFNKVAMFPETKTRMNKNFNAMVFLIMIVTMVLVPTIISVTYLLIQNTLLASFLIIGCNGMIAALSPLWIKNIVHRMNKNKYNNLESIRNSLR, translated from the coding sequence ATGAATAGATTAGGAAATAAGCGATCATCAGGGAAGGATGTCAAAATGCTCTCGAAAGTATTACAATATCTTTTTCTGGGAGGTACACTTCTACTGATGATATTCCTCTCTATCACTTTTATAATGGCATCAAAAAATGAAGATTTTGATATCTTTCCAATTCTAGCGATAGCAGGAATTATTATTGCCCCTGTACTAATTTATGAGTTTTTTATTCGCCTATCCCTACCCATCTTTCTATATGACGAACTGCCCGCTCTGTATCTACTACCTATACCCAAGAAACAAGTAGCACAGTTCAAATGCTTATACACTTCTATTGATACCTTAATTATTACAATCTTTGCAATAGCCACACCGGTGTATGCGGCTATAAATTATATCTATAGTGGAGTATTAGGGTTAATCTTTGCACCGATATTTGTAATTATTCTTTTAGCTGTAAACAAACAAGTATTTATCCTTTTTAAAACTTATTTTAGCAAACAAAAGATTTTATCCTTATTAGGACTAATGGGATACTTTGCTACATTCTTTCTCATAAGTGGATGGTGTTATTACCAACTAGAAGAGAACAACACTATATCTCTGTTTTTAAACTTACTATTCCCCGCTAAATGGATATATGCATTACTCTCTATATTTATAGGATTAAGTCTTTATCTATTCATCGCTTCTTGTAACTACAAACACATTCTCAATTTTAAAATTGACCAGATTACAGATGATAAGGACAGTTATAAATCTAACTTATTTGCAAAAAGCAAGAAGTTTGAGAGCTTCGGACAAATCGGGAAGCAAGTGCAAAATGACTTACTTTTTATCTTACGAACAAAAAAGATGAGGAATATCTTACTTATCATTCCTTTTAGTATCTTCTTTTTCATCCTCGGAATATATAGTAAAGAGAATATAACCAATGTCATTGAAGGAAATTATTTTTGGTTTATCTATCCTTCAATATTCATGTATATTACTTATATACCCTATGAATCTGCATATATGGATTTCTACTTCACAAGAAAAGAGACATTGGTCAATGTTATCAAGAGCAAATACATTATAAGCAATATCATCCTATTTGCGTTTACTCTTATTTGTGCGATACTTGTTTTTATTTCAAACCTAGGAATTGATTCCTTAATTGCATTATATTCTTTTTCACCAGGATTGATTTCCTTTCTTACTTTACAATGCTATACCTTCAATAAGGTAGCTATGTTTCCTGAAACCAAAACAAGAATGAATAAGAATTTTAATGCTATGGTTTTTCTAATTATGATAGTAACTATGGTGTTAGTTCCTACTATTATTTCAGTGACCTATTTATTGATTCAAAACACTCTTCTAGCTTCATTTCTTATAATTGGTTGTAATGGAATGATTGCTGCTTTATCTCCTTTATGGATTAAAAACATAGTTCACAGAATGAACAAAAACAAGTATAACAATTTAGAATCAATCAGAAACTCACTGAGATAA